The Syngnathus scovelli strain Florida chromosome 13, RoL_Ssco_1.2, whole genome shotgun sequence genome has a window encoding:
- the LOC125979547 gene encoding patatin-like phospholipase domain-containing protein 7, whose protein sequence is MLLMSEMDCRAGGDDGDICGWASSMLVHGKNDITAVTARVQQFVEERMQTTMLTGVLIGAVVAVAMIGIVVLFLYRRFKHAREQQPGVPHYRFRKRDKVLFYGRKIMRKVQTLSAIPPSSLSSSTSVSKQPQRVRKRTKVLSIARKILRIRKDPPTLQPKEPPPSLLEADLTEFDVQSSNLPSEVLYMLKNVRVLGHFDKPLFLELCRHMVFVELQEGEGLFKPGDDDDSIYVVQDGRLELCILENDGTEVAVKDVLPGDSVHSLLSILDIITGFPAPYKTVSARAATRSTILRLPASAFESVFKKYPETLVRVIQIIMVRLQRVTFLALHNYLGLTTELFNPESHAVPLSNVNMAASEAISGKTSRRLHFQDEVAVGSMESPTETDGVKDSPSNSYRKQRSISLPADSAGDMTMACERARVNIDEPPPSPASQKSNLKKSVTMQHTPSEVFHYTDNGGQSDNIHLSKSGSIFQAAKKDLLVIIQLQDPSLLEGRVTLHQVKAGSVVARQGDQEVSIQFVISGLLHVYQRMIDREEDTRLFVTHPGELVGQLAVLTGEPLIFTVRAQRDCSFLSISKTHFYEIMRAEPKVVLNVAHTVVKRMSSFVRQIDFALDWMAVEAGRAVYRQGEKSDSTFIVLSGRLRSVIMKEDGKKELIGEYGRGDLIGVVEALTHQNRATTVHAVRDSELAKLPEGALSSIKRKFPQVVTRLIHLLGQKILQQVNLPLNGRSLALHTPGSKWDAGSQASNLSTVTVLPVSEEVPLTTFTLELQHALLAIGPTLLLTSDIIKQRLGAAALDSVHEYRLSSWLGQQEDIHRIVLYQTDYTLTPWTQRCIRQADCIIIVGLGEQDPAVGELERMLEASAVRAQKQLVLLHKEDGPPPKGTVDWLNMRSWISRHLHLSCPRRVFSKRSLPKLLELYQRVFEKPADRHSDFSRLARVLTGNGIALVLGGGGARGCSQVGIVRALCEAGIPVDLVGGTSIGSLLGALYAEDRSHSRMRMRAREWAMEMTSVFKKVLDLTYPITSMFSGAAFNSSISNVFKSKQIEDLWIPYFNITADITASAMRVHTDGSLWRYVRASMSLSGYLPPLCDPKDGHLLMDGGYINNLPADVARSMGAKVVIAIDVGSRDETNLTNYGDSLSGWWLLWKRLNPLAEKVKVLNMAEIQTRLAYVCCVRHLESVKNSDYCEYIRPPIDRYRTLEFGKFDEIAEVGYQHGKTVFDVWTRSGVVDKMLKDRHQEEFYNTQCKNNVVTCPNASFTDLAEIVSRIEPVKPALVDEESDYHTDYDEEAVESALSDLELYGHYGEHTEGEETADTDEELDERSIRRVDAVSGHEHSLNISANQEVLSKRSAK, encoded by the exons ATGCTCCTCATGTCCGA GATGGATTGCCGTGCAGGGGGTGACGATGGAGACATCTGCGGATGGGCCAGTTCA ATGCTGGTGCACGGCAAGAATGACATCACAGCAGTAACAGCACGAGTGCAACAGTTTGTGGAGGAAAGGATGCAGACCACTATG CTCACTGGTGTCCTGATAGGTGCTGTCGTCGCAGTCGCAATGATCGGGATTGTGGTTCTCTTCTTATACAGGAGGTTCAAGCATGCTC GTGAACAGCAGCCTGGTGTACCTCATTATCGCTTCAGAAAACGAGATAAAGTGCTCTTCTATGGTCGGAAAATAATGCGCAAG gtgcaGACTTTGTCCGCAATTCCTCCATCTTCTTTATCATCATCTACCTCAGTATCAAAGCAACCGCAGCGAGTGCGCAAAAGAACCAAAGTTCTTAGCATTGCTCGCAA AATCCTTCGCATCCGTAAAGATCCTCCGACTCTTCAGCCTAAAGAACCGCCACCTTCTCTGCTGGAGGCCGACCTGACCGAGTTCGACGTCCAAAGCTCCAATCTGCCGTCCGAGGTTCTCTACATGCTGAAGAATGTCAG ggTGTTGGGACATTTTGACAAACCTCTCTTCCTCGAGCTGTGTCGCCACATGGTGTTTGTTGAGCTGCAGGAGGGCGAGGGTCTTTTCAAACCCGGAGATGACGACGACAGCATCTATGTGGTCCAGGATGGACGACTTGAGCTCTGTATCTTGGAAAAT GACGGCACAGAGGTGGCAGTGAAGGATGttcttcctggcgacagcgtacACAGCTTGCTCAGTATTCTGGACATCATCACG GGTTTTCCAGCTCCTTACAAGACTGTTTCCGCTCGTGCAGCCACACGCTCCACCATCTTGCGTTTACCCGCATCCGCCTTTGAGTCTGTGTTCAAGAAATACCCTGAGACGCTTGTGCGCGTCATTCAG ATCATCATGGTGCGGCTCCAAAGGGTCACCTTCTTGGCATTACATAACTACCTGGGCCTGACCACCGAGCTGTTCAATCCG GAAAGCCACGCAGTGCCTTTGTCCAATGTGAACATGGCGGCGAGTGAGGCAATCTCTGGCAAGACCTCTCGCCGTTTGCACTTCCAAGATGAGGTAGCTGTGGGGAGCATGGAGAGCCCTACGGAGacag ATGGCGTAAAGGACAGTCCTTCGAACAGCTACAGGAAGCAGCGATCCATCTCCTTGCCCGCCGACAGCGCAG GCGACATGACAATGGCGTGCGAACGGGCTCGAGTCAACATCGATGAGCCTCCGCCCAGTCCTGCAAGTCAGAAG TCCAACCTGAAGAAGAGCGTGACCATGCAGCATACGCCCTCTGAGGTGTTTCACTACACGGACAACGGGGGGCAGTCTGACAACATCCACCTTAGCAAGAGCGGTTCAATCTTCCAGGCTGCTAAAAAAGACCTGCTAGTGATCATCCAGTTGCAG GATCCCAGCCTTCTCGAGGGAAGAGTGACCCTCCACCAAGTAAAAGCTGGTTCGGTTGTGGCTCGTCAAGGAGATCAG gaagtGAGCATCCAGTTTGTTATTTCAGGCCTACTCCATGTTTACCAGAGGATGATCGACCGTGAGGAGGACACGCGTCTTTTTGTGACTCACCCTGGAGAGCTCGTGGGTCAGCTTGCTGTCCTGACCGGCGAGCCCCTCATATTTACCGTCCGAGCTCAGCGTGACTGCAGCTTCCTCTCCATTTCCAAAACCCATTTCTACGA gATAATGCGTGCGGAACCCAAAGTAGTCCTAAACGTCGCTCACACGGTGGTGAAGAGGATGTCATCGTTTGTCAGACAGATTGACTTTGCCCTCGATTGGATGGCCGTGGAAGCCGGCAGGGCCGTCTACAG GCAGGGCGAGAAATCCGACAGCACTTTTATTGTGCTCAGTGGACGACTGCGCTCTGTAATCATGAAGGAGGATGGCAAGAAGGAACTGATAGGAGAGTACGGCCGCGGTGACCTGATTGGAGTG GTGGAGGCCCTAACCCATCAAAACAGAGCCACCACCGTCCACGCCGTACGGGACTCCGAGCTCGCCAAACTGCCCGAGGGCGCCCTCAGCTCCATCAAGCGGAAGTTCCCGCAG GTCGTCACCAGACTCATCCACTTGCTTGGGCAGAAGATCCTCCAGCAGGTTAATCTCCCTCTCAATG GTCGCAGTTTGGCACTGCACACCCCGGGCAGTAAATGGGACGCTGGCAGCCAGGCCTCCAACCTCTCCACAGTGACAGTCCTGCCCGTCTCCGAGGAGGTGCCGCTCACCACCTTTACTCTGGAGCTGCAGCATGCACTCCTCGCAATAG GTCCCACTCTTCTATTGACCAGTGATATAATTAAGCAACGCCTTGGAGCTGCAGCACTAGAcag TGTTCATGAATATCGTCTGTCCAGCTGGTTGGGCCAACAGGAAGACATCCATCGGATAGTTCTCTACCAAACAGATTACACGCTAACTCCTTGGACCCAGCGGTGCATCCGTCAGGCCGACTGCATCATCATCGTGGGCCTGGGCGAGCAGGATCCTGCCGTCGGAGAG CTGGAACGCATGCTGGAAGCAAGTGCCGTGCGCGCCCAGAAGCAGCTGGTGCTGCTGCACAAAGAAGACGGCCCCCCTCCCAAGGGCACCGTGGACTGGCTTAACATGCGTAGCTGGATCTCCAGACACCTCCATCTATCATGTCCACGACGGGTTTTCTCTAAGAGGAGCCTGCCCAAACTG ttggagCTATATCAGCGTGTGTTCGAGaagccggccgaccgccactcaGATTTCTCCCGATTGGCCCGAGTCCTCACTGGGAACGGCATTGCCCTCGTTCTGGGTGGAGGCGGGGCCAG aggtTGTTCCCAGGTTGGGATCGTGCGAGCCCTCTGCGAAGCCGGCATCCCAGTCGACCTCGTCGGCGGCACCTCTATAGGTTCCCTGTTGGGGGCGCTCTACGCCGAGGACCGCAGCCACAGCCGCATGAGGATGAGAGCACGAGAATGGGCAATG GAAATGACTTCAGTATTCAAGAAGGTTCTCGATTTAACATACCCGATCACGTCTATGTTTTCTGGCGCGGCCTTCAACTCCAGTATCAGCAATGTCTTCAAGAGCAAGCAAATTGAG GATCTTTGGATCCCATATTTCAATATCACAGCTGACATTACTGCCTCCGCAATGCGAGTGCACACTGATG GTTCTCTTTGGAGGTACGTTCGCGCCAGCATGTCCCTTTCGGGGTATCTGCCGCCTCTCTGTGACCCGAAAGATGGACACCTCCTTATGGATGGAGGGTACATCAACAACctgccag CTGATGTGGCACGCTCCATGGGGGCCAAAGTGGTGATCGCTATCGACGTGGGCAGCCGCGATGAAACTAACCTCACTAATTACGGCGACTCGCTTTCTGGCTGGTGGCTGCTATGGAAACGCCTCAATCCCCTGGCAGAGAAAGTCAAG GTGTTGAACATGGCGGAGATCCAAACCCGCTTGGCCTACGTGTGCTGCGTTCGACACTTGGAGTCGGTGAAGAACAGCGACTACTGCGAGTATATCCGCCCGCCCATCGACAGATATCGGACGCTGGAGTTTGGGAAGTTCGACGAGATTGCT GAGGTGGGATACCAGCACGGTAAAACTGTGTTTGACGTGTGGACTCGAAGTGGAGTTGTGGACAAAATGCTGAAAGACAGACACCAAGAGGAATTTTACAACACGCAATGCAAGAACAAT GTAGTGACATGCCCCAACGCTTCCTTCACCGACTTGGCGGAAATCGTGTCTCGCATTGAGCCGGTCAAACCCGCCCTGGTGGATG AGGAGTCAGACTACCACACTGACTATGACGAGGAGGCAGTGGAGAGCGCACTGTCTGACCTGGAGCTATACGGTCACTATGGAGAGCATACTGAAGGGGAGGAGACTGCCGACACG GATGAAGAACTGGACGAAAGAAGTATCCGTCGTGTGGATGCAGTCTCCGGCCACGAACACTCACTGAACATCTCAGCCAACCAGGAAGTACTTTCCAAACGTTCCGCCAAGTGA
- the clic3 gene encoding chloride intracellular channel protein 3 has product MAQKREDRNNDNPNIELFVKASNDAESVGNCPFSQRLFMILWLKKVKFLLTTVDMKRAPDVLKELAPGSQPPFLVFNDDVKTDVNKIEEFLEEKLAPPKYPKLCCRYKESLSAGEDIFRKFSAYIKNPIPGLNDMLQKNFLSTLVKLNMYLETPLPHELDQNPYATESTRPYLDGDSLTLADCNLLPKLNIVKVVCKMYRDFDIPAELKGLKRYLDNAYRREEFRMSCPKDVEILIAYQSVAKYLNK; this is encoded by the exons GCCAGCAATGATGCTGAAAGTGTGGGTAACTGTCCTTTCTCTCAGAGACTCTTTATGATTCTCTGGTTAAAAAAGGTCAAATTTCTACTCACCACAGTCGACATGAAAAG AGCACCAGATGTGTTGAAGGAATTAGCTCCAGGCTCTCAGCCTCCATTCCTGGTCTTCAACGATGACGTCAAAACAGACGTTAATAAGATTGAGGAGTTCCTGGAGGAGAAATTAGCACCACCAAA GTATCCCAAATTGTGCTGTCGATACAAGGAGTCCCTGTCAGCCGGAGAAGACATCTTTCGTAAATTCTCAGCGTATATTAAGAATCCCATCCCTGGATTAAATGACA TGTTACAGAAGAACTTCCTATCAACCCTGGTGAAGCTCAACATGTACTTGGAGACACCGCTGCCTCATGAGTTGGACCAGAACCCGTACGCTACAGAATCTACACGTCCCTACCTGGATGGAGACTCGCTCACTTTGGCTGACTGCAACCTGCTTCCCAAACTCAACATTGTCAAG GTGGTGTGCAAGATGTACcgcgactttgacatccctgccgAACTAAAAGGCCTCAAACGTTACCTGGACAACGCCTACAGAAGGGAGGAGTTTCGTATGAGTTGCCCAAAGGATGTCGAGATCCTCATCGCGTACCAATCTGTGGCTAAGTATCTCAATAAATAG